A region of the Cannabis sativa cultivar Pink pepper isolate KNU-18-1 chromosome 3, ASM2916894v1, whole genome shotgun sequence genome:
AGGTATAcattagtgtatatatatagagagaaagagtttgatgaaacatatatattttgtaagcCAATACATCagtaaaatctatatatatatctaagaattatattatataggATATAATACAGTCCTCAGCCATGAACACCATTGCACTACTCTCGTTCAGTCTGGCCTTGGCCATGATTTTCTTGTCCGGTATATATAGCTATTGtcctttatttttattctctgtatatatactaatttttttctacTATATAATTGTAAACCTAAAATATTATGTATGCACATTTTATCAATTCATATAGCTAGAGTTTTGAACTTTGTCTTGCATAAATATAGGGGCTCAATCAGCTACATTCACAATAAAAAACAACTGTCCATTCACCATCTGGCCCGGAACCCTTACCGGCGCAGGGAAGCCTCCACTATCATCTACAGGTTTCGAATTAGCATCGGGCGCAACACAATCCATTGATGCTCCGGCAGGATGGTCAGGCAGGTTCTGGGCCCGATCCGGATGTACCACCGATGCCACCGGAAAATTCACATGCGAAACAGCCGACTGCGGATCCGGTAAGGTTTCATGCAACGGGGCTGGCGGAATTCCTCCGGCGTCTTTAGTGGAACTCACTCTGGCCGAAAATGGCGGCCAAGATTTCTACGACATAAGTCTTGTTGACGGCTTCAACTTGCCCGTTGGGCTAGTTCCGTCGAGCTCGTGCGCTAGCACGAGCTGTCCTGCGAATGTGAACAGCGTTTGCCCGCCGGAGCTGACGTTGAAAGGAGCAGATGGGAGCGTAGTGGGTTGCAAGAGCGCGTGTTTGGCTTTGAACAAACCTGAGTACTGCTGCACCGGAGCATATGGGACGCCGGAGACTTGCCCGCCGACAGACTATTCTAAGATGTTTAAGACTCAGTGTCCTCAAGCTTATAGCTATGCTTATGATGATAAGTCTAGTACTTTTACATGCAGAGGAGGACCTAATTATGATATCACTTTCTGTCCATGAAATAATTATGTTTTACAGTTACATTTTATGTAATTTCGCCTTGAATATGAGTAGGCTACTTAAaatgaaattgatttttttttattattaatttgagGTTATTGATTATTCCCTTCCAATACATTAATATATCCATGATAATTAATAAAGGTGCTAGCTAGTAGCTACCTGTGTCTCCCCTTATTATGgcaaattaattattacaatATAATTGTTCTAATATATTTTCAGCATTGAAATTGCAATatctttttatcttttctttcaaaTAAAACATAATCTCATCACTTTAAAATTTCTTAAGGAATAATTGGAATTTAactctttttttaataaataaataaatcatcatcaaataaacacttttttttaataaataaataaatgatcaattaaataagaaatattGTTTGGGCTAAACTTTTGCTTTTACTTATagctagatatatatatatatatatgctagtAAAAAGTTACTAGCGATGTACGTccactaaattttatgctagtttttttctacgttattaaaaagtgatacaattaaaaattaaaaaaaatattattagtgattaggttcaacatcattaccctgtgttcatttttaaggaaaaaaatatttatgaaataataatttgttgcaaCGCGAGTACAggcaaaattcaaaaaatataacatttattaGTAAagtattgacaatttcaacagtaAATTAACTGATTGTATACCTTTTGTCTCCTAACATTAAGCTTTTGATATTTGAGTGGTGAACTCTTATTTGTCcgctttttaaatttttctaacactctcattttattcttccaactttctgtagttggagtgatgtccttaattgttgtatatataGTGTAATCATTTATTCacctgttttcaaataaaacaatagatatacaaaataaaattaaatataattaagctcatattaaaatcaatctcacCTTTTAATATAGTGAaaggtttttaaattgattcattctcacttaataattttgacagacctaacgaataaaaatattatgttacctaataacaaaataggaatccaccaaacaacattatgaaaatttattccaagtataattatataaatctattacttattgaagtctattagaaactctaaaaagctcacaatacgaaatttcacatcaaaaatctaaaaatgatcaactatgtagcaggaatgataatacaataaccaaaattgcctagtcatatacagtcttaaaacttaaaagagtggcattatttattcaagtttcgactaagtgtttctgagtttgagttataatattgtgtcctgtgtttatgtccaaatattgtgtgtgtttggctaatctagtgaagaagattgaagttttgattctcaataaatagaatgaatataagtgtatagtttgtagtaggtcattattgtgtcatttttaagttaatgtgtcaacttgaaaataattcatttaataaacggaATGGagtcaaactaaaaatatttttctaccttaataagtagagctatagaaaacaaactcggtaactttttgagtgttaaaaaattgtaaatggttaTAAATTCAGAGTAAATAACTTGTGTGTAGTAGCTGGTTAAAGAAGCCAAAATTGAGGTTTATGATTAGAAAGTAGAAGCACCgctagaactttcctttgtttgaaataatagtataataactaatatcttttattacatattaataattaattcaagatgaacttttcaaagtatttttgaaacattgtgggatatataaatgcaatatttttgtataatagCATGTAGCATGTTGTTttcattagtattttttaagttttaaaataaaaattaaaattataaaatatagcttaagaaattataactaaGGTTATAAACTGGTAAAGGTTGTGTTGGAGGCTAGGGATTTTGCTCTAGAGATAGAAATttgttagattaaattttgataGGATTATTTAgctaaaattaatcaattataattaacgttttctaattaaaatattctgttaatattttgacagaaaaataaataataacattaaactaagaattctattacatagccacattttatatgtaaaaaaatattttaaaaataagtcacccaataatttctcataaacaaaGAATtcgccacattttatatattcaaATGTGAAGGCAAACAATTATAACATGAttgagccaaaaaaaaaaaacaaatagaaaaattgtttagcaatatatatatatataataatatagagcTTTTTGCTTACCATGCATGGTCGACACCTCAATTGAATAGAAAGTCCTATTCAATTAGTTTCTGTTTTTCGTGTCTTGATTTCaaattataagaaattattatttttctttggaCCTTGACCACTTAATCTATGATCGTATagttttagaataaaattcttatatGATGGTAGATGTATATTTATGgtattgtttattaataattaagatatcaaattatatattttaaaccatgaatttctcataaattatatattttatttttagtaataaatcattttatttttaatataaataaaaagtcacctatgaatttctcataaaaccaagaattctgttatataggcacactttatatagaatagatataaaagGTATGAGCTTTgacttatttttaatatttggataactattatattaatatctttttttaataaaaaatatattttttaatgtgTTTGGACATTATTAAGAAAAGATCTTTTTGTAAGTAAATTAAGaattatgtatattatttaaatttaaaaataacttttcAAAAGTGTTTTGGAAAAAACTACAAATCTTTCTTAATGATGAATGTCACCATTACAATTTCCACCAACTCAGATGGTGAATTTCTAGCATCAAAAGTGCGATCTGACATATAATAAGAGCTACGCGCAAGGAAATGCGCGGCCTTATTAGGAGAACGCTTAAAAAAAGACAAATTAACAAAAGGTAATTCGGAAAGAAGATGTTGACAGTCATGGACCAACACCCCAAATGTAAACGGAAGAAACATGTTATTGTGGACAGCTTGAACTGCCATGAGACAATCGGTTTCAACTTCAACAGAGCTCCATCTTTTAGTTTTTATCCAACTAAGGGCTTCCTTAATTCCAATTAGCTCAACAATCTCGGGAGCAACACTACCGATCTTACTTGAAGTAACAACTTCAATAATATCTCCCAAAGTGTCACGGGCTAAGTAACCAAAACCAAAAGAGTTGTAAGCTTCAAAGACAGCTCCATCAACATTTACCTTTATCGTATTCCTAACCGGTTTAGTCCAATGCTCTTCCTCTTTACCTAACTCAAAAGTA
Encoded here:
- the LOC115711238 gene encoding thaumatin-like protein 1, whose translation is MNTIALLSFSLALAMIFLSGAQSATFTIKNNCPFTIWPGTLTGAGKPPLSSTGFELASGATQSIDAPAGWSGRFWARSGCTTDATGKFTCETADCGSGKVSCNGAGGIPPASLVELTLAENGGQDFYDISLVDGFNLPVGLVPSSSCASTSCPANVNSVCPPELTLKGADGSVVGCKSACLALNKPEYCCTGAYGTPETCPPTDYSKMFKTQCPQAYSYAYDDKSSTFTCRGGPNYDITFCP